A region from the Chrysoperla carnea chromosome 4, inChrCarn1.1, whole genome shotgun sequence genome encodes:
- the LOC123297465 gene encoding ras GTPase-activating protein 1, which produces MADLIRTPSGPTGGTGAIMKDKLGSPSTGSDDGGDVGNECSVDPEPDEVDTRGERVPPAPPESEWYHGRLDRYTAEERLWEASHLGSYLVRESDRKPGSYVLSYLGRTGINHFRITAVCGDFYIGGRQFDSLSDLVGYYTHCSDLLKRERLIGPVAPPEPVNDKKRVVAILPYTKMPDTDELSFKKGDIFFCHNDMGDGWLWVTAHRTGEQGMIFTELVVDLDPTIDPNTVFSWFHPNCTKNEAVDMLVKAGPGSFLVRPSDNSPGDYSLFFHINNQIQRFRIEKKGVRYLMGGRTFECLDAVINRYRKEQIVEGHTLQHPLMVDGRTTPDTLSVQTQKEAAAEKIYATLKESRDQAGLKKTRGIKHQGYLHRKSDKASKKWKLLYFMLIVEGTDTHLYLYDNPKRTKPKGLIDLSCAYLYQVHDSLWERPHCLQIVERALPCLATVTHLAAPSTEECIEWVNALKPLCVPQLSRATCKVPRLRELRCLTLHILNAHRLPYKLVPQPYLTLQLNNQVRIARTRAKSGPDPMWDEEFILDDVPYDVASFTLTVYNKGKRGKDTEVAELTLELSSLGNGEEREEWYSLSGLTPMGEWGSLRLRTRYLHDLVMPSEEYSPLQQLLLEPGLAAVRTLAEICHPDRQPLATALLRVFRAEGRETELLRELVQAEVLKETETSTLFRAASLPTTLMDLYMRAECGGFLKAAVLETVLRLLESKQSAELNPAKMDSPDDACSNAEFLLQVLDQVTLSIFTSPDACPRSVRYICGCLQRAVVGKWPNERFVRTRVVSGFIFLRLLCPALLNPRQFGLVSEAPSPAATRSLVMVAKCLQNLANLVEFGGKEPYMEVVNPFILKNKERMVVFLDQLSAVNDPGDPRVVSKTDTARELATLHHICAAHKTELQAVANTQPAIKTLVTVTDMLTKHKHKYLEMTR; this is translated from the exons ATGGCAGATTTAATCCGTACACCAAGTGGTCCTACAGGAGGTACTGGTGCAATTATGAAAGATAAATTAGGATCACCGAGTACGGGAAGTGATGATGGGGGTGATGTCGGGAATGAGTGTAGTGTTGATCCTGAACCTGATGAGGTTGATACCCGTGGGGAACGTGTGCCACCAGCACCGCCCGAATCAGAATGGTATCATGGACGACTTGACAG ATACACTGCCGAAGAACGTTTATGGGAAGCTTCACATTTGGGTAGTTATTTAGTACGTGAGAGTGATCGAAAGCCAGGCTCGTATGTTTTATCATATTTGGGTCGTACAGGAATCAATCATTTTCGCATAACTGCAGTATGTGGTGATTTCTATATTGGTGGTAGACAATTTGATTCGTTATCCGATTTGGTCGGATACTATACACATTGTAGTGATTTATTAAAACGTGAACGTTTAATCGGACCAGTTGCACCGCCAGAACCCGTCAATGATAAAAAACGTGTTGTTGCCATATTACCGTATACCAAAATGCCAGATACCGACGAATTAAGCTTTAAAAAgggtgatatatttttttgtcataatgaTATGGGCGATGGATGGTTATGGGTGACAGCGCATCGTACCGGTGAACAAGGAATGATTTTTACAGAATTGGTTGTCGATTTAGATCCTACTATTGATCCAAATACTGTTTTTTCATGGTTTCATCCAAATTGTACAAAGAATGAAGCTGTCGATATGCTAGTTAaag ctGGACCAGGGAGTTTTCTTGTACGTCCTAGTGATAATTCACCTGGtgattattcattattttttcatataaataatcaaatacaaaGATTTCGTATCGAAAAGAAAGGTGTTCGATATTTAATGGGCGGTAGAACTTTCGAATGTTTAGATGCAGTTATTAATCGATATCGAAAGGAGCAAATTGTTGAAGGTCACACGTTACAGCATCCt CTAATGGTTGATGGACGCACAACACCTGACACATTAAGTGTACAAACTCAAAAAGAAGCGGCAGCTGAAAAAATATACGCAACGCTTAAAGAAAGTCGTGATCAAGCTGGATTAAAGAAAACGCGTGGTATTAAACATCAAGGGTATTTACATCGAAAATCAGATAAAGCAAGCAAGAAATGgaaattgttatatttcatGTTAATCGTGGAGGGAACTGACACACATTTATATTTGTACGATAACCCAAAACGAACTAAACCCAAAGGATTAATTGATCTTTCATGCGCTTACTTATATCAG gttCATGACAGTTTATGGGAACGACCACATTGCTTACAAATTGTTGAAAGAGCATTACCATGTTTAGCCACCGTAACACATTTAGCAGCTCCATCGACCGAAGAATGTATTGAATGGGTGAATGCTTTAAAACCATTATGTGTTCCACAATTAAGTCGAGCAACATGTAAAGTTCCTCGACTCCGTGAATTACGATGTCTTACATTACATATATTAAACGCACATCGATTGCCATATAAACTAGTACCACAGCCATATTTAactttacaattaaataatcaaGTACGAATTGCACGTACTCGTGCTAAATCAGGACCGGATCCTATGTGGGATGAGGAGTTCATACTGGATGACGTACCTTACGATGTCGCCTCATTTACCCTTACTGTTTATAATAAAGGAAAGCGTGGTAAAGATACTGAAGTGGCTGAATTAACTCTGGAACTGTCATCGCTAGGAAATGGAGAAGAACGGGAGGAATGGTATTCATTATCTGGATTAACCCCAATGGGTGAATGGGGTTCCTTACGATTACGAACTCGATATTTACATGACTTAGTAATGCCATCCGAAGAATACAGTCCATTACAACAGCTATTACTTGAACCAGGTCTAGCAGCTGTTCGAACATTGGCGGAAATTTGTCATCCAGATCGACAACCTTTAGCTACAGCGTTATTACGTGTGTTCAGAGCTGAAGGACGTGAAACAGAACTTTTACGCGAATTAGTACAAGCTgaagttttaaaagaaactgAGACGTCTACGCTATTTAGAGCTGCTTCGTTACCAACTACGTTAATGGATTTATATATGCGTGCTGAATGCGGGGGCTTTCTAAAAGCTGCTGTTTTAGAAACGGTGTTACGATTATTAGAAAGTAAACAAAGTGCTGAGCTAAATCCAGCAAAAATGGATTCACCTGACGATGCTTGTAGTAATGCTGAATTTCTGTTACAAGTATTGGATcag GTTACATTAAGTATATTTACATCACCTGATGCCTGTCCCAGGTCAGTACGATATATATGTGGGTGTCTACAACGTGCTGTTGTTGGTAAATGGCCAAATGAACGATTTGTTCGTACACGAGTCGTGTcaggttttatatttttacgtttattaTGTCCTGCTTTGCTCAATCCACGTCAATTTGGTCTTGTTTCGGAAGCACCTAGTCCAGCAGCCACACGAAGTCTTGTTATGGTtgcaaaatgtttacaaaatttggCAAATTTAGTTGAATTTGGTGGTAAA gaaCCGTATATGGAAGTAGTAAATCCATTCATTTTGAAGAACAAAGAACGAATGGTTGTATTTTTGGATCAATTATCAGCTGTAAATGATCCAGGTGATCCACGTGTTGTTAGTAAAACAGATACAGCACGTGAATTAGCTACATTACATCATATTTGTGCCGCACATAAAACCGAATTACAAGCGGTTGCAAATACACAACCAGCAATAAAAACATTGGTGACTGTAACTGACATGTTAACTAAACATAAACATAAGTATTTAGAAATGACCAGATAG